In Paenibacillus sp. G2S3, a single window of DNA contains:
- a CDS encoding flagellar basal body-associated FliL family protein translates to MKKMLPWLLTILLAITLIVIAAFLLMDKIFPKDTNDVNAAVQSVETKHLTADEIVELTAEIKDIKTNLADPDYIVQIDFAFQLNSAKSKEAFEKIKEIKIKPIIIKTLADTKPEELNGANGKDQLSSKLVNLINKTLTEGKITQIEVTKYLLASM, encoded by the coding sequence ATGAAGAAGATGCTGCCGTGGTTACTTACGATTTTACTTGCGATTACACTTATCGTGATAGCCGCATTTTTATTAATGGACAAGATCTTTCCGAAAGATACGAATGATGTAAATGCTGCGGTTCAAAGTGTGGAAACCAAGCATTTAACTGCAGATGAAATCGTCGAATTAACGGCAGAGATCAAAGATATCAAAACAAATCTTGCTGATCCCGATTATATCGTTCAAATAGATTTCGCCTTCCAACTGAATTCTGCGAAATCAAAGGAAGCATTCGAAAAAATAAAAGAGATCAAAATCAAACCGATAATTATCAAAACGCTTGCAGATACCAAACCTGAGGAGCTTAACGGAGCAAATGGCAAAGATCAGCTAAGCAGCAAACTTGTTAATCTGATCAATAAGACATTGACCGAAGGCAAAATCACTCAGATCGAAGTCACCAAATACCTTTTGGCTTCTATGTAG
- a CDS encoding flagellar FlbD family protein — MISVTRLNGTPMWINALLVEMVEESPDTYITLVTGKRLIVLEKADEVITKIRDYNRDIGTYAATIKVQSMEELT; from the coding sequence ATGATATCGGTAACGAGATTAAATGGAACACCGATGTGGATCAATGCCCTACTGGTAGAAATGGTAGAAGAAAGCCCGGATACATATATTACGCTAGTAACCGGAAAAAGACTGATCGTGCTTGAAAAAGCTGATGAAGTTATTACGAAGATCCGGGATTATAACAGGGACATAGGCACATATGCTGCCACCATTAAAGTCCAGTCAATGGAGGAGCTAACATGA